Below is a genomic region from Fusarium oxysporum f. sp. lycopersici 4287 chromosome 12, whole genome shotgun sequence.
GAGGAGACTGCCGCTGTTTGATGCAAGGTATACAGGTGATCGCATGGTTATCAGTGTAGGGCGGGGACCGGTGTTCCGGCGGGCCCAGAAATAAAGGCGGCGCTTATGGTCCCACGCCGACGCGACACCCCACATCTTCCCAGAGCACCTCTGATACATCCCCCAGGGTAATAAAGGTGGAACTCGTGCACGCAACTACAAGATGGAGTGGCGTTTGCCACATATGGGCCAACGTTATTGGGAGCCATACATCTCTATAACCACTACCGAAAGAATACGGTTTAGTGTCTTCCCCGACGGACTCGTTTCTGTCACACTGTTTTTAGAGTACACGTTATTATGTCGGCAAATGAGGTCGGGATGATCGGCCTCTAATGGACTCGTCTGCGCTTCGAGGTGTGGAGCGAGCTAATGGTGAGTGCAACGGACTAACAAACTTTAGTTGCACATCGTGAGGGCGAAGATTAGGCAAGTGTCAATGCGTATCACCTGCCTAACAAAAATGGGTCTACTAAGCTCAACCATTCATGAGCTTGCTTCTGATTAGATTCTGCCAAAGTTGACCGCCAAATATCGTGGGGTTGATTTTCTCGGTCCGCTTCGAGGCGCTGCAATAACGTTTAATTTAGTGCCTCATTCTAACAATCAAAACTTCAGATTATAGCTAGATCGAGATCATGTTTCCATCCAGTGGTAAAACTTtacctcctccacctcccTTTAAGGTGGCATCAAAGTCACGGAATGAAAAGCCAGCTTCTAATGGTGGTCGTGGTNNNNNNNNNNNNNNNNNNNNNNNNNNNNNNNNNNNNNNNNNNNNNNNNNNNNNNNNNNNNNNNNNNNNNNNNNNNNNNNNNNNNNNNNNNNNNNNNNNNNNNNNNNNNNNNNNNNNNNNNNNNNNNNNNNNNNNNNNNNNNNNNNNNNNNNNNNNNNNNNNNNNNNNNNNNNNNNNNNNNNNNNNNNNNNNNNNNNNNNNNNNNNNNNNNNNNNNNNNNNNNNNNNNNNNNNNNNNNNNNNNNNNNNNNNNNNNNNNNNNNNNNNNNNNNNNNNNNNNNNNNNNNNNNNNNNNNNNNNNNNNNNNNNNNNNNNNNNNNNNNNNNNNNNNNNNNNNNNNNNNNNNNNNNNNNNNNNNNNNNNNNNNNNNNNNNNNNNNNNNNNNNNNNNNNNNNNNNNNNNNNNNNNNNNNNNNNNNNNNNNNNNCTCTCGCACCGGTTCATCAGGACTGGGAAATCTGTATTCCGACAGAACTCGTTGGTAAAGCTGTACAGCTATTACAATCAGAACCACACTCAGCCTACTACGATTTAGTGGAGCCTTGGCCCTGTCCAAGCACATCCCTTTTACATACCTATCATCGTttcaaaggcaaaggcacCAACTTCTACTTCATCCTTGTACCTGCGCAAGATGTCCATATAGCTTGCGAGCCTTCGAATATCACACGCAGCCTTAGGGGGTTACCTTATCCTAAGCTAAGCGTCTTTATTCAAAGTTGCTTGGATACTCGTAATGAAACGCAACTTTGTGACGTTGTCGACGGCACTAACCTATCAGAACAATGGGGAGAAGAAAACCTCGAACTCGAAGGGTTTAATGATGTGGAGTGGGCCCAAGATATAAACAAACGAGGACGCGAATTTGAAAATGGCAGATTTGCACACTGGGCTCCATTCGCCTGGGATGCCCCGAGAAGTAGGCGGGATATGTGGCAGTCCGTGGTACGGACAAAGAAAGATAGGCTGGACTGGACAAAGCCGAGTGATGTCTTTATCACGCAGTACCGTATCATAGACGACCCGGACCCGTGGACTGTTCTTTCAGATGATTATTAAGGACTTGATGCATAGCGAAGTTGAATAAACCATATAGCCAATAGGTGATATTAGGTCCCTAAGCTATCCTACCTCAATACCGATCTCCTTTCGAACATTATCTATAATGTTTACCTTAACTTAGATATATGGGAATTGCGTTAGATTATATTTAGGTAATCATCGTCAGTCTCCTAGGGATAACCAACGACTGCCTGCATTCTCAGATATGAAACCTCACTATTCTCACAGTTCTAGTCGAGACCCAGGGTTCTCTTCATATCTTTGCGAATTTTCTTGTCACTCACTGAGGCTTTATAGACCTCGTAAAACTCTCGTCGCCCCTCCTCTGACAGATATGCACTCCACTCCCTGATGGTACTTCCGTATGTCCGAAATAGAAATTCAAGATCCTCAAAGTCTGAATTCTTTTTTCTTGACATCCAGGTTCCCAGTTTTCCTTCCACTTGCCAAGTTAAGAAAAGTACGGGCACCTCTTCGCCTTGGGGAGTCCGGAAGCGAGGCCTGATAAGCTCGAATGAATCCTCCTGTCCCAAGACTGGTGTATTGAGCTGGCCTACACGATATCGTCAGCTAGCATCATACGTCCTTTTGATATAGACTGAAGCTTTCAGTCGTACGTACCTGATAATACAATGTCAGCGCCGACAAGTTGTCCATTTTCGCCAATGTCCACAAACATTCTTTCCTGAATACTGCCTGTCATCTCATAATACGACAGTATGGCCCTAGGATAAGGTTAGCAACTACAGATTCACATTGAAAAAGTAACACGTACCAGGCGAACGGGGCTAGGGTTGCCCTGACTTGGCCAACATCATTCGCCAACACCAGAAGATCCAGATCCCTAGTTTCCCGACGGGACCCTCGAAGCTTGAGCGCCCATCCTCCAAACCAGGCATAATACTGACCGCTGAATGCTTCTTGGAGGTAGGAAGCAGCCTTGGCCATCTGCTCCGAAGTTGCTCTCGAGGCATTGCGTTCAAGGTCTCTCAACTCCCTTGGCGAATCCTGACCAAAATATCTCGCCCCGTCAGAACGAACACTCAAGCTGGCCATCTTTGAGTTCTGGAAAGAATATGATAAGACAAGAACTGAATATTTATTCAGAGCTCGGTATTCCGATTATTGCGTGTATGATTCACGGCATAAACCGCTGGTATGGACTAAGGTATTTATACACACGAAACACTCGCTGGATTCAATTTGCACGACAAAAATAGTATCAGAGGTCGAGGCCTGTGTGGGGTCTCTAACGTTTGGCGCAGTCAGTCATACGGTCGGAATGTGCAAGCGCTTGCTTGTGACTCTTAGGTCACAGGAGTTGAGGCCGCGTCGAAATCCCTGTGCCGTAACTGTCTTGTGATGATTATTGGCTGACATAACCGCGCGGCTATGCGTTGTCTTGACTACTTCTTGCATGCCCATAAAACGTCGACGAGAGCCAACAGATAGACAAAGTTATTACTCTCAGCGTTTTCCGGGTTAATCGCCATAAAGAAGGCCCAGGGGAAGGGGATTTACAGAGGGAGCCGAATGGGGATAAGAAACCGGAGTAACGGGGCCGAGGCAATCGCAGCATCCTTTTGCGGCCCCGCGCCGATGGCCCACATTTTACCGGCCGTGGGGCGTCTCGGACGGAGCAACCCGTATCGGAGATTGCCAGAAGCTGATGCATTGAGATTGATTTTCTGCCAAATATACAACTGGGAAGTCTTGGTTCTAGGTTGAATCGTGTTGTTTCCTGCTATACCCGGAGACGCGAAAAATCCACCCCGCAGCTTCCATCTTGACCTAAGGAGCTTGCATCTAGAGCCGCTCACTGTAAGGCCAGACCTTTTTTCGGGCGCAAAGCAGGCACACGAGGGTCTGCGAACTTGATGCAAGTTGTAGATTCATGTTTCTGCAGAAGCGCGGTCAGCCCATTTCATTCAGCTCTGAGTCGCCGAACTTAACAACTGACCTTCCAGTGGGCTCGAACTCTTGCCCGACGATACACTACTACGCGGGTACGCCTTGCCACGTTATTTAGTTGGAAGCCTTCTATGCCCAACTGTTCACCACCTCTGCTCTTGGATATTGCCCTGGTCCTTGTAGGTAAATCCTAACATATGTATTGAGTCTACTATTATCCCATCTCTGGCTAATGTTCTTCTCATGCCTGCCTTGTGAACTTATCTCTACGCCGTCTTGATATGTCAATGTATCAACGAAGTTTTGTCAGGGGAATCACCCGTGCGTCTATATTCGGCTGGAAAAGAATAAATATAGAAACAATAATGTTGACGCAATTACTTGGGTAGGTTCAACCGAAACCGGTAGAATCTAAAGCCGAGGTAATTTCGTTCCGTTCCCTGAGGTTTGTCGAGCTGGATCGCTTTCTGGACATCATTTTGCGGCCGTTCAGATTGAGTAATTGCACGACCTCTAGGTTGCCATGAAATTGGGCAGCCTGTAGAGCATTGCTGTGCTAGCCGCCTTGCGCGTTGACATCCGCTCCTCTGTCTAGCAGCAGTTGCACAACATCTAGGTTGCCACTATGTGAGGCAGCCTGTAAAGCATTACCATACCTATAGTCCTCCGCATTAACATCTGCTCCATTGTTCAGCAGTAGTTGCACAACCTCTAGGTGGCCGCTAGATAAGGCAACCTGCAGAGCATTGCCGTACTGGCCCCCTTGCGCGTTGACATTCGCTCCCTTGTCTAGCAGTAGTTGCACAACCTCTAGGTCGCCGTTAAGTGAGGCAGCCTGTAGAGCATTGCCATACTCGCCCTCCTGCGCGTTGACATCCGCTCCTTTATCCAGCAGCAGTTGCACGATCCATCGGTTACCGAAATAGGAGGCAGCCTGTAGAGCATTGCCGTACTTGCCGCCCTGTGCGTTGACATCCGCTCCTTTGCCCTGTGCGTTGACATCCGCTCCTTTCTAGAAGCAGTTGCACGACTTTTCCAAATTGCCCTCATATGACGCAGCCTGTAGAGCATTGCCGTACTTGCCGCCCTGCGCGTTGACATCCGCTCCCTTGTCTAGCAGTAGTTGCATAACCTCTAGGTCGCTCTCAAGTGAGGCAGCCTGTAGAGCATTGCCATACCTATAGTCCTCCGCATTAACATCTGCTCCATTGTTCAGCAGTAGTTGCACAACCTCTAGGTGGCCCCTAGATGAGGCAGCCGGTAGAGCATTGCCGTACTCGCCGCCCTCCACGTTAACATCTGCTCCATTGTCCAGTAGTAGTTGTACAACTCTCAGGTTGCCGTTAAATGAGGCAGCCTGTAGAGCATTGCCATACTTGGCCGCCCTGTGCGTTAACATCTGCTCCATTGTTCAGTAGCAGTTGCACGATCTCTAGGTTGCCGAAATATAAGGCAGCCTGTAGAGCATTGCCATACTCGCCGCCCTGCGCATTGATATCCGCTCCTTTATCTAGCAGTAGTTGCATAACCTCTAGGTGGCCCCTAGATGAGGCAGCCTGTAGAGCATTGCCGTATTGGCCGCCCTGTGCGTTAACATCTGCTCCATTGTCTAGTAGCAGTTGCACGATCTCTAGGTTGCCGAAATATAAGGCAGCCTGTAGAGCATTGCCGTACTCGCCGCCCTGCGCATTGATATCCGCTCCTTTATCTAGCAGTAGTTGCATAACCTCTTGGTTGCCGTTAAGTGAGGCAGCCTGTAGAGCATTGCCATACTCGCCGCCCTGCGCGTTGACATCCGCTCCTTTATCTAGCAGTAGTTGCACGACCTCTAGGTCGCTCTCAAGTGAGGCAGCCTGTAAAGCATTACCATACCTATAGTCCTCCGCATTAACATCTGCTCCATTGTTCAGCAGTAGTTGCACAACCTCTAGGCGGCCGCTAGATAAGGCAACCTGCAGAGCATTGCCGTGCTTGCCGCCCTGCGCGTTGACATCTGCTCCTTTATCTAATAGTAGTTGCACGATCTCCAGGTTGCCGTTATGTAAGGCAGCCTGTAGAGCATTGCCGTGCTTGCCGCCCTGCGCGTTGACATCTGCTCCTTTATCTAATAGTAGTTGCACGATCTCCAGGTTGCCGTTATGTAAGGCAGCCTGTAGAGCATTGCCGTACCTGTAGTCCTCCGCGTTAACATCTGCTCCATTGTCCAGCAGTAGTTGCACGATCTCCAGGTTGCCGTTATGTAAGGCAGCCGGTAGAGCATTGCCGTACCAGCCGAACCAGGCGCCCCCCTCCGCGTTGACATCCGCTCCCTTGTCTAGCAGTAGTTGCACGACCTCCTGATGATCGTTAATTACGGCAACCTGTACAGCATTACCGTATATGCCGCCCTCCGCGTTGACATCCGCTCCCTTGTCTAGCAGTAGTTGCACAACCTCTAGGTTGCCGTTAAGTGAGGCAGCATATAGAGCATTGCCGTGCTCGCCGCCCTGCGCGTTGACATCTGCTCCTTTATCTAATAGCAGTTGCACAACCTCTAGGTGGCCCCTAGATGAGGCAGCCGGTAGAGCATTACCGTATATGCCGTCCTCCGCGTTGACATCCGCTCCCTTGTCTAGCAGTAGTTGCACAACATCTAGGTTGCCACTATGTGAGGCAGCCTGTAGAGCATTGCCATACTCGCCCCCCTGCGCGTTGACATCCGCTCCTTTATCTAGCAGTAGTTGCACGACCTCTAGGTGGCCCCTAGATGAGGCAGCCTGTAGAGCATTGCCGTACTTGCCGCCCTCCACGTTAACATCCGCTCCCTTGTCTAGCAGTAGTTGTACAACTCTCAGGTTGCCGTTAAATGAGGCAGCCTGTAGAGCATTGCCGTACTCGCCGCTCTGCGCGTTGACATCTGCTCCCTCTGTCATCAGATCTCTTGCGGCCCCTGTGAGTCCAGCTAAACAAGCATAATACAGTCTGGGTGCTCTAGGAGGTCCTGGTTCATCGCCCCACTGGCAGTCGGCCTGATACAATCGACACCACCGTTGAAATGTTGTCTCATCTTTTAAAAAATTAACTGTGATTCGAACGATGTCTTCAGAAGTCTCGGCCAAAACGGCGTATTCCGTCCAGTATTCTGCCGCATATTGTGCCATGGGAAAATCGGATCTGATTGTGCTGCAattgttcttgatatcacCAAGATAAGTCAGGCAGGTTCTGGTGATGACAATGCTGGCACTTTCAAGATCGAACTGGGCTTGTTCAAGAAGATACTCTTTGACAGAGAAGTGAGCAAGATGAAGTTCGTCCACGGTCTCAGCGTAGTTCGTGGCTTCGGCGATTGTCACCAAGCTGGGGCAGTATCGCAGGATGTCGGCTGCTTGAAATAGCCTGCGTTTAACGTCGAAACCTCGAGGCTCTTGATTTATCTCTGTGGCTACTACTTCGACGGCCTCTGGCAGTGTCAGAGGCCGCCTGGTGTGGACGAGAAACTGCAGGAGACGAATCGCGCTGCTCTTATATTCCGACGGTATGTTTTGGACCATGCGGCGATATGTCTCATTCAAATCACGAGGCAAAGACATGAGGGCTATCTCGATGGCTGATGGACTCAGACATCGAGCAAGAGTTTCTAGTTGACAAGCTGCCCATCTGAACCTGCGACGAATATCAGAAAAGTGTTTGCTTTATATAGGTGACCTGGGCCAAAGCTTACATCCCATCAGCTCCGTCCCCGATTTTGTCACGAATCTCCTCTAGAATACTTGGAGATAACTTTTTATCCACGAAATCAGGCTTCTGCTCAAGCGTTGCCTCAACGTAAGATCGGATATCAACGTTGACAACGTTATTATCAAGTTGAACACAGTTTCGCTTGCCGAATGACCGAGGGATCGCGCTTTGGAACTCTACTTCAGGCCGGCCAGTGACGATGAGTTGAGCCTTCCTGGAAGCTAAATCTTTCAGCCATTGCAGAAGTTCTTCCCTTGCTGTACACTCATCTAGGGCGTCAATGATAATGAAAACCTTTCCAGCAGTTTGTATCATTGTGTCAACACAGGCTGACAAGGCAGTCGTATCTGGTTGTCTCCGTCCATCATCATGCGAAGCGAAAAGACTATCAAGTCGTCTCGCGGCTTCGTTTCCGGTGTGATAAAGCTGAACTGCCAGCGAGCGTAGGAGATCTTCCAGTTTCTGTTTCCTGGGATCGCTaaagtcgaagaagaaggcaagCGTGATGTAGGTGTCTATTTGCAGAAGATGATCCAGAATCGTCGTACTTAGAATGGTCTTGCCACATCCTGCCAGGCCGTGGAGCCATAGATGTTGACGTGACCCAAGTTTCCATTCCTGGAAGGCGGGACTGTTTAAAAGCCAGGTCCCAGTGCCGGGATGACGGCGTTTTCTTGCCAAATTGGCATTAGTTGAACAATCTGGCGGTGACAGCCACCGCTCGATTTTGGCGAAACGATGGTCAGATGCCATGCTCATCACCGCATATTTGGTTTCATTTCCTATGGATTCGACTATTCAAGATCAGGAGACGAAGCATGAGCTGGCGTTGTGATACTAACTAGAGCTGAGGATTTCGCTAATAGGCTTCTCGGCCTCGACCTTGCTGGGAGGAATCTGGCGGAGGAGATCTTTAGCATACGCCGCCGCCATCATTGCCGCAAAGCCCTGCcactccttgttcttgtgcGAGTCGGAGTAGTCGCATATTCCGCGGATTACCAAACATGGGAAGTGGTTCATCAAGCCGGCCGCCTCCATCTCGAAACAAAGGACATCCATACTAGCCGCCAGCTTGTCCCGAGCAAGTGCATCCTTCATCAGTTGGTTTGCGCTGGCGACCAACCCATAATGGATGGCAGGGTCATCCTCCTGCTCACCCCGTTCTTTTCGATACACCAGACAAGCGGGATCGTCGCTGCACACGTCGCCGCATTCTTTCGACGAGTCCGGATGGACAACGTCAGGCCGGTAGAGTCTGTCGCTGTCTAGGGGTGGCCGAGAATACTTCTGTCGTAGACGGGGCCATTGTTCCAATGCCCTATCAACATGGGCGCTGAGCTGATGCCCTTCCAGCTCGTATTCAGCCTCAAGCGCGCTTAATGCTGTCAGAAGTAATTGCGGCGGCTGGTTCAAGGACCCTGTCGCCACGAACGCATGCTCCTGAATCGCCTTGCCATAGTCATATTGAAACACACCGCCTTTCCCATTGCCACGGGTACTCACAATAACATCGCCAAGTCGTATATCGTGCTTTGCGCTGGGGGCGCCGCCGCCGATACCGACCATCAATCCGAAACGAATGTTTGGAAAGCTGCGCAGCATATCCCTTGCCACAGTGGCGGCGGAGGTCGTGCCATACTCAGATTTAGGCAAGACGGCCATGACAACGTTGTGCTTCCCGATTCTCCCCAGAGCATAGTTATTATTGTCATTATCGGCGATTGTTTCGAGTTGGTCGTGTTTTTCGTCAAAGAAGGCTCGCGCAGCGACAAACTCGGTGGTGACGGCACAAATCCAGCCGACCGTGTACTTCTGGGGATTCGACATGGTCGGCGATCGATGTCgagcgaagaggaagacgtGTTGTATGGACTGACAATCGCAACAGAGGAGCGCTCGAGGAGGCGCAAAGCAAGGCCCGCATGCGCTTGGGGGCGGCGGGCATTATCAGGCTCTGAGGACGTGTGAGGATTCCATCAGTCAGCGTCACGGTGCCTCTGTGCAGCAACTGGCGGCAGGCTGG
It encodes:
- a CDS encoding hypothetical protein (At least one base has a quality score < 10) — its product is MSNPQKYTVGWICAVTTEFVAARAFFDEKHDQLETIADNDNNNYALGRIGKHNVVMAVLPKSEYGTTSAATVARDMLRSFPNIRFGLMVGIGGGAPSAKHDIRLGDVIVSTRGNGKGGVFQYDYGKAIQEHAFVATGSLNQPPQLLLTALSALEAEYELEGHQLSAHVDRALEQWPRLRQKYSRPPLDSDRLYRPDVVHPDSSKECGDVCSDDPACLVYRKERGEQEDDPAIHYGLVASANQLMKDALARDKLAASMDVLCFEMEAAGLMNHFPCLVIRGICDYSDSHKNKEWQGFAAMMAAAYAKDLLRQIPPSKVEAEKPISEILSSIESIGNETKYAVMSMASDHRFAKIERWLSPPDCSTNANLARKRRHPGTGTWLLNSPAFQEWKLGSRQHLWLHGLAGCGKTILSTTILDHLLQIDTYITLAFFFDFSDPRKQKLEDLLRSLAVQLYHTGNEAARRLDSLFASHDDGRRQPDTTALSACVDTMIQTAGKVFIIIDALDECTAREELLQWLKDLASRKAQLIVTGRPEVEFQSAIPRSFGKRNCVQLDNNVVNVDIRSYVEATLEQKPDFVDKKLSPSILEEIRDKIGDGADGMFRWAACQLETLARCLSPSAIEIALMSLPRDLNETYRRMVQNIPSEYKSSAIRLLQFLVHTRRPLTLPEAVEVVATEINQEPRGFDVKRRLFQAADILRYCPSLVTIAEATNYAETVDELHLAHFSVKEYLLEQAQFDLESASIVITRTCLTYLGDIKNNCSTIRSDFPMAQYAAEYWTEYAVLAETSEDIVRITVNFLKDETTFQRWCRLYQADCQWGDEPGPPRAPRLYYACLAGLTGAARDLMTEGADVNAQSGEYGNALQAASYEGNLEKSCNCF